Below is a window of Kiritimatiellia bacterium DNA.
GCAGACTGATCCTCCGGAGCGCGGCCCCGGCCATGATCAGCAGGATGGCAAACACGAACCAGCAGGCGAGCAGTTCGCGGGGGATGACGCCGTGACCGAGATGCTCGCTTAACCATTCAAATAAAAGCGGACCTTCAATTTCATGCATGGCTCATGCGTCCGTAATTTGGCTTTTACCGCCGGATTCATTGCGGCGGCCCGTTTCTCCGGAAACGCCGGCCGCGGTTTTCGCGCGGCCTCTCTGCCGGAACGCCAGAAGAACCGTCAGGGAAGCCAGCGCCGCCAGACCAATCAGCGCGATTCTATGTTCGTTTAATTTCACCAGCCCGAACACCGCCGCGCCGATTAACAGATAACGCAGGACATAACCCGCGATAATCAGAGACACGCCGCGGGCGCGGCCCGGATTCTTCAGGGCCATGCGCACAAAAAGGCGCATCAGATAAAAATTAACCGCCCCGAGCGCCAGGCCGATTGCAACGCCCGCCAGGATTTCACGGTAAAAAATCATCGCTCCTTTGTCCTCTGCCGGACTCTGAAATAAACGTTCAGGAGGGCCGCCAGCGCTCCGGCCAATAAAAA
It encodes the following:
- a CDS encoding ATP synthase subunit I, with product FIGRSAGGPPERLFQSPAEDKGAMIFYREILAGVAIGLALGAVNFYLMRLFVRMALKNPGRARGVSLIIAGYVLRYLLIGAAVFGLVKLNEHRIALIGLAALASLTVLLAFRQRGRAKTAAGVSGETGRRNESGGKSQITDA